A single region of the Brachypodium distachyon strain Bd21 chromosome 3, Brachypodium_distachyon_v3.0, whole genome shotgun sequence genome encodes:
- the LOC100821421 gene encoding uncharacterized protein LOC100821421: MLGRGAAMSAPQWRGGALDVRGALRSGGNLLFALFVAAVLAFTLLAAVHSPDDPLLHPSSHQLTAFLTSTTSNSTFLADDSVLRTGEDFATAGSNSSEAALSTAAVAEALPFIELSDVGSEKMEAVTTEQSITVDTDDNSAAGGGVAEDKPIVEAVSCDTEAPVDCAGDRDLFNLLMRTAIERFPDLHFYRFGRPVAVPDSTMACDLAWRFRPAEDATGRTTYYKDYRRFTLSRDVSTCSLVVESVGEYHSGTGAKRSGRRKGKKGKKGKRESPTATDFLPTKTRMRLDENAANADTTTAVEPVFVVGEAVNDSLPVVASESEFSRGKYLIYMGGGEKCKSMNHYIWGLLCALGEAQFLNRTLVMDFSVCLNSRYTASGKDENKDFRLYFDFEHLKESASVIDQSQFWTEWGKWHKKDRLKNHYTEDIKVTPMKLRDVKDTLIMRKFGLVEPDNYWSRVCEGETEAMVKRPWHLLWKSRRLMEIVSAIASRMSWDFDSMHIVRGEKAQNTQMWPNLDADTSPENLLVTLNDKVGAGRHLYIATDEPDKSFFDPLKNKYKTHLLDDFKDLWDENSEWYAETKELNNGNPVEFDGYMRVAVDTEVFLRGKRKLETFNDLTHDCKDGVNTCAASS, translated from the coding sequence ATGCtggggcgcggggcggcgatGTCCGCGCCGCAGTGGCGCGGGGGCGCTCTCGACGTGCGCGGCGCGCTGCGGTCGGGGGGCAACCTCCTCTTCGCGCTCTTCGtggccgccgtcctcgccttcacgctcctcgccgccgtccacaGCCCCGACGACCCGCTGCTCCACCCTTCCTCCCACCAGCTCACCGCCTTCctcacctccaccacctccaacTCCACCTTCCTCGCCGACGATTCCGTGCTCCGCACCGGGGAAGActtcgccaccgccggctCCAACTCCTCCGAGGCCGCCTtgtccaccgccgccgtcgccgaggcCCTCCCGTTCATCGAACTCTCCGACGTAGGGtccgagaaaatggaggcggTGACGACGGAGCAGTCCATCACCGTCGACACCGACGACAACTCGGCAGCCGGCGGGGGCGTCGCCGAGGACAAGCCTATCGTCGAGGCGGTCTCCTGCGATACGGAGGCGCCTGTGGACTGCGCGGGGGATAGGGATCTCTTCAACCTGCTCATGCGTACGGCGATCGAGCGGTTCCCCGACCTCCACTTCTATCGCTTCGGTCGCCCTGTCGCCGTGCCAGACAGCACCATGGCGTGCGACCTCGCCTGGCGCTTCCGCCCAGCCGAAGACGCCACCGGACGCACCACCTACTACAAGGACTACCGCCGGTTCACGCTGAGCCGCGACGTCAGCACCTGCTCCCTCGTCGTGGAAAGCGTTGGCGAGTACCATTCTGGCACCGGCGCCAAGCGGAGTGGACGACGCAAGGgcaagaaggggaagaaggggaagcGTGAGTCACCCACGGCCACAGATTTTCTGCCGACCAAGACACGGATGAGGCTTGATGAGAATGCTGCCAATGCAGACACCACGACTGCTGTTGAGCCGGTGTTTGTTGTCGGTGAGGCCGTCAACGATAGCTTGCCGGTGGTAGCTTCTGAGTCTGAATTCAGCCGCGGAAAGTACCTCATTTATATGGGTGGTGGCGAGAAGTGCAAGAGCATGAACCACTACATTTGGGGGTTGTTGTGTGCGCTCGGTGAGGCCCAATTCTTGAACCGGACGCTTGTTATGGACTTCAGTGTCTGCCTCAATTCACGATATACTGCCAGTGGCAAGGATGAAAATAAAGACTTTAGGCTCTACTTTGATTTCGAGCACCTGAAGGAATCGGCATCAGTGATCGATCAGAGCCAATTCTGGACAGAATGGGGGAAGTGGCACAAGAAGGATCGGCTGAAGAATCACTATACTGAAGACATCAAGGTGACACCGATGAAACTTCGCGATGTCAAGGACACATTAATCATGCGGAAGTTTGGGCTTGTCGAGCCGGATAACTACTGGTCACGTGTGTGCGAGGGTGAGACAGAGGCCATGGTCAAACGCCCATGGCATTTGTTATGGAAGTCACGTCGCTTGATGGAGATTGTATCTGCCATTGCCTCTCGGATGAGTTGGGATTTCGATTCGATGCACATCGTGAGAGGAGAGAAAGCCCAGAACACACAGATGTGGCCAAACCTTGATGCAGATACCTCGCCAGAAAATCTGCTCGTGACACTCAATGATAAGGTTGGTGCTGGCCGGCATTTGTACATTGCTACCGATGAGCCTGATAAATCGTTCTTTGACCCACTTAAGAACAAGTATAAAACACACTTGTTGGATGATTTCAAGGATCTGTGGGATGAAAACAGTGAATGGTATGCCGAAACGAAGGAGCTAAACAATGGTAACCCAGTGGAATTTGATGGGTACATGAGGGTTGCAGTCGACACTGAGGTCTTCCTCAGGGGGAAGAGGAAGTTGGAGACATTCAATGACCTTACACATGATTGCAAGGATGGTGTCAATACATGTGCAGCTTCCTCCTGA